From a single Carassius auratus strain Wakin chromosome 38, ASM336829v1, whole genome shotgun sequence genomic region:
- the LOC113057323 gene encoding zinc finger SWIM domain-containing protein 8-like isoform X1: MELMFAEWEDGERFSFEDSDRFEEDSLCSFISEAESLCQNWRGWRKQSAGPNSPTVKIKDGQVIPLVELSAKQVAFHIPFEVVEKVYPPVPEQLQLRIAYWSFPENEEDIRLYSCLANGSPDEFQRGEQLYRVRAVKDPLQIGFHLSATVVSPQAGQSKGAYNVAVMFDRCRITSCSCTCGAGAKWCAHVVALCLFRIHNASAVCLRAPVSESLSRLQRDQLQKFAQYLISELPQQILPTAQRLLDELLSSQSTAINTVCGAPDPTAGPSASDQSTWYLDESTLSDNIKKTLHKFCGPSPVVFSDVNSMYLSSTEPPAAAEWACLLRPLRGREPEGIWNLLSIVREMFKRRDSNAAPLLEILTEQCLTHEQIIGWWYSVRTSASHSSASGHTGRSNGQTEVAAHACASMCDEMVVLWRLAVLDPTMSPQRRLEVAAQLKQWHLKVIEIVKRGQHRKSLDKLFQGFKPAVECCYFNWEVAYPLPGITYCNADKKNASFCWARMVQQQRGAKAGTSGEPGEGARCGTSEGTSSEHKSRSNSHLSQQEVAVRPKETIVCKRKGMVCVGGRVSLPLQEGGKGNYKASSSSPSAGSKAKLTQSNKGSCGSSSGVSGKHPSAKRRTSSEDSSLEPDMAELSLDDGSSLALGAEASNTFDFLPPPPEMLPSPSPLLREPLKYSGSASKERAFETKRVLPSAADAHACSIAAPVVAAMEKEVEVEADLDENGGEEDPVDDTRPSAPIPSKDQQGRREGDGSGASGASGPQAAEAAGADAVGEDDYQAYYLSAASEEGADRGVADGNHEEEPDIFAGIKPLEQEGRMEILFACAEALYAHGYSNEACRLAVELARDLLSNPPDLKVEQPQTKGKKSKVSTTKQTQVATYALSKVAFLLTVLSERLELHNLAFNTGMFSLELQRPPASTKALEVKLAYQESEVVALLKKIPLGLVEMTSIRDRAEQLRDGNFCDYRPVLPLMLASFIFDVLCTPVVSPTGSRPPSRNRNNEMPGDEELGFEAAVAALGMKTTVSEAEHPLLCEGTRREKGDLALALMITYKDDQSKLKKILDKLLDRESQTHKPQTLSSFYSSKPATSSQKSPSKHATHGASGATGGVSKHTTSATSAAVQGVTGGGAAGQQGSLVGGGVQSTVTGEGIADNRDQEGAQSTSCEQQSEAAPFKPEGTVPSRLALGGRGAYGTRCWGSPVRQKKKHTGMASIDSSAPETTSDSSPTLSRRPLRGGWTAASWGRGQDSDSISSSSSDSLGSSSSSGSRRAGGGARAKSTDTSRYKGRRPECHAPHVPNQPSEAAAHFYFELAKTVLIKAGGNSSTSIFTQPSASGGHQGPHRNLHLCAFEIGLYALGLHNFVSPNWLSRTYSSHVSWITGQAMEIGSAALNILVECWDGHLTPPEVASLADRASRARDPNMVRAAAELALSCLPHAHALNPNEIQRALVQCKEQDNLMLEKACMAVEEAAKGGGVYPEVLFEVAHQWYWLYEQTVGGGSGAQREGSGRCGANGGVRRTPPEGICGILDNTGVLDSSGVAAVTTTVTAAAVVPVISVGSTIYQSHALPGSAMAHTQGLHPYTTIQTHLPTVCTPQYLGHPLQHVPRPAVFPVSGAAYPQVYDSRKTYHPGFKSVCLSSQGMHPAFIGAQYPFSVATGPHPPMAATAVTFPGVPVPSMTQIAVHPYHTTEAALPLSTTVAGGIHSGATIQAIQGASLPGLSPQPAPLVSTPFPVEDEQHSQPVSQQGLHYLHSAYRVGMLALEMLGRRAHNDHPNNFSRSPPYTEDVKWLLGLAARLGVNHVYQFCMGAAKGVLSPFVLQEIIMEALQRLNPAHIHAHLRTPAFHQLVQRCQQAYLQYIHHRLIHLTPADYDDFVNIIRSARGAFCLTPVGMMQFNDVLQNLKRGKQTKELWQRISLEMATFSP, encoded by the exons ATGGAACTGATGTTCGCTGAGTGGGAAGACGGTGAGAGGTTCTCCTTTGAAGATTCGGACCGTTTTGAGGAGGACTCGCTGTGCTCGTTCATATCAGAGGCGGAAAGTCTCTGCCAGAACTGGAGAGGATGGAGGAAGCAGTCTGCCGGCCCAAATTCACCCACTGTGAAGATTAAAG aTGGACAAGTCATCCCTCTGGTGGAGCTGTCGGCCAAGCAGGTGGCGTTCCATATTCCATTTGAGGTGGTGGAAAAGGTCTATCCTCCGGTTCCTGAGCAGCTACAATTGCGGATTGCCTACTGGAGCTTCCCAGAGAACGAGGAGGACATCAG ATTGTACTCCtgtttggccaatggcagccCTGATGAGTTCCAGCGTGGCGAGCAGCTCTATAGAGTGAGGGCTGTGAAAGACCCTCTGCAGATAG GTTTCCACCTTAGTGCCACAGTAGTGTCGCCCCAGGCCGGCCAATCAAAAGGAGCCTACAATGTAGCTGTAATGTTTGACCGCTGCCGCATCACTTCCTGCAGCTGCACCTGTGGAGCAGGAGCCAAATGGTGTGCCCACGTTGTGGCCCTCTGCCTCTTCAGAATTCACAAT gCTTCTGCTGTGTGTCTTCGAGCACCGGTGTCAGAGTCCCTGTCCAGATTACAGCGGGATCAACTCCAGAAGTTTGCACAATACCTCATCAGTGAACTCCCACAGCAG ATATTGCCGACAGCTCAGCGTCTTTTAGATGAGCTTCTGTCCTCCCAGTCTACTGCTATTAACACCGTGTGTGGAGCCCCGG ATCCTACTGCTGGCCCTTCGGCGTCTGACCAGAGCACCTGGTATCTAGATGAGTCCACCCTCAGTGACAACATAAAGAAGACCTTGCACAAGTTCTGTGGCCCGTCACCTGTTGTGTTTAG TGATGTGAACTCCATGTACCTGTCATCCACTGAGCCTCCGGCAGCTGCTGAATGGGCTTGTTTGCTCAGGCCCCTGCGAGGTAGAGAGCCAGAGGGCATCTGGAACCTTCTGTCCATCGTCAGAGAGATGTTTAAGAGGAGAGACAGCAACGCTGCGCCTCTGTTAGAAATCCTCACTGAACAGTGTCTCACCCATGAACAG ATCATTGGCTGGTGGTATAGTGTGAGGACTTCCGCCTCTCACAGCAGTGCTAGTGGGCACACAGGTCGCAGTAATGGCCAGACAGAGGTTGCAGCACATGCATGTGCCAGCATGTGTGATGAAATGGTTGTCTTATGGAGACTGGCAGTACTAGACCCCACCATGAGTCCCCAGAG GCGTTTGGAAGTGGCTGCCCAGCTAAAGCAGTGGCATCTGAAGGTAATCGAGATTGTGAAACGGGGGCAGCACCGCAAGTCTCTTGACAAACTCTTCCAGGGCTTCAAACCAGCTGTGGAGTGCTGCTACTTCAACTGGGAAGTGGCCTACCCTTTACCTGGCATCACCTATTGCAATGCAGACAAGAAAAATGCCTCATTTTGTTGGGCCAGGATGGTGCAGCAGCAGAGGGGTGCTAAAGCTGGGACCAGTGGGGAACCAGGAGAAGGAGCTCGCTGTGGAACGTCAGAAGGTACTTCCTCTGAACACAAGTCACGGAGCAACTCCCATCTTTCCCAGCAGGAGGTGGCTGTCCGCCCTAAGGAGACCATTGTGTGCAAGAGGAAAGGAATGGTTTGTGTAGGTGGAAGGGTCTCTCTCCCGCTTCAGGAGGGAGGTAAAGGCAATTATAAAGCTAGTAGCTCCTCCCCATCAGCTGGTAGTAAGGCCAAGCTTACACAGAGCAACAAGGGTTCGTGTGGAAGTTCGAGTGGTGTCAGCGGGAAGCACCCCAGCGCTAAACGGCGCACTAGCAGTGAGGATAGCTCTCTAGAACCTGATATGGCAGAGCTGAGTCTGGACGATGGCTCCAGCCTGGCACTTGGAGCGGAGGCATCGAACACCTTTGACTTCCTTCCTCCTCCGCCAGAGATGCTGCCATCACCCAGCCCTCTTCTCCGAGAGCCACTCAAATACAGTGGTTCTGCTTCAAAAGAGCGTGCTTTTGAGACAAAACGTGTGCTGCCCTCTGCTGCTGATGCCCATGCCTGCTCCATCGCAGCTCCAGTAGTGGCAGCTATGGAGAAAGAGGTGGAAGTGGAGGCAGATCTGGATGAGAACGGAGGAGAAGAAGACCCCGTAGATGATACTCGGCCCTCTGCACCGATCCCCAGCAAGGATCAGCAGGGACGCAGAGAGGGAGATGGGAGCGGGGCTTCAGGGGCCTCAGGACCTCAAGCAGCTGAGGCAGCAGGAGCAGATGCTGTGGGTGAAGATGACTATCAAGCTTATTACCTTAGTGCTGCATCAGAAGAGGGAGCTGATAGAGGGGTTGCAGATGGCAACCATGAGGAAGAGCCTGACATCTTTGCTGGGATTAAACCTCTGGAGCAGGAGGGCAGGATGGag ATACTGTTTGCCTGTGCGGAGGCTCTCTATGCTCATGGCTATAGTAATGAAGCATGCCGATTGGCTGTTGAACTTGCTCGAGATCTGCTGTCTAACCCTCCTGACTTGAAGGTGGAGCAGCCGCAGACAAAG GGTAAAAAGAGTAAAGTGTCAACCACTAAACAGACGCAGGTGGCCACTTACGCCTTGTCTAAAGTAGCCTTCCTGCTGACTGTGTTGAGTGAGAGGCTTGAGCTCCATAACCTGGCATTCAACACTGGCATGTTCTCTCTGGAGCTCCAGAGACCACCAGCTTCTACTAAAGCTCTGGAG GTGAAGCTGGCATATCAGGAGTCAGAGGTGGTGGCCCTGCTGAAGAAGATTCCTCTGGGTCTTGTTGAAATGACTTCCATAAGGGACCGAGCAGAGCAGCTCCGTGATGGAAACTTCTGTGACTATCGACCGGTTTTACCTCTCATGCTGGCAAGCTTCATATTTGATGTACTGTGCACCCCTG TGGTCTCTCCCACGGGCTCTCGACCTCCTAGCCGGAACCGTAACAATGAAATGCCTGGTGATGAGGAACTGGGATTTGAGGCAGCTGTAGCAGCTCTTG GTATGAAGACAACAGTCAGTGAGGCAGAGCATCCTCTGCTATGTGAAGGCACACGGAGAGAGAAAGGAGACCTGGCTCTAGCACTGATGATCACTTATAAAGATGaccaatcaaagcttaaaaag ATTCTGGACAAGCTCCTGGATCGTGAGAGCCAGACCCACAAGCCGCAAACTCTGAGCTCATTTTACTCGAGCAAACCAGCCACCAGCAGCCAAAAGAGCCCGTCTAAACATGCCACCCATGGTGCTAGCGGAGCCACGGGAGGAGTGTCAAAGCACACCACTTCAGCAACATCAGCTGCTGTGCAGGGCGTGACTGGAGGGGGAGCCGCGGGACAGCAGGGCAGTTTGGTGGGGGGTGGAGTTCAGAGCACGGTGACAGGAGAGGGCATCGCTGACAACAGAGATCAAG AGGGTGCGCAGTCGACCTCCTGTGAGCAGCAGAGCGAAGCTGCGCCCTTCAAGCCCGAGGGCACTGTGCCCAGTCGTCTGGCACTGGGGGGCCGTGGGGCGTACGGCACACGCTGCTGGGGATCACCTGTACGGCAGAAAAAGAAACACACCG GCATGGCAAGCATTGACAGCAGTGCTCCAGAGACCACCTCAGACAGCTCTCCTACCCTCAGTCGACGTCCACTGCGAGGTGGTTGGACAGCTGCTTCCTGGGGGAGAGGCCAGGACAGTGACAGCATTAGCAGCTCTTCCTCTGATTCACTTGGCTCATCGTCATCTAGCGGCTCACGCAGAGCTGGAGGAGGAGCCAGAGCCAAGAGTACTGACACCAGCAG GTATAAAGGCCGCCGGCCTGAATGCCACGCTCCACACGTGCCCAACCAGCCATCTGAGGCAGCAGCCCATTTTTACTTTGAGCTGGCCAAGACTGTGTTGATTAAAGCTGGTGGAAACAGCTCCACCTCCATTTTCACTCAACCCTCTGCCAGCGGAGGCCATCAAGGGCCCCACCGCAACCTGCATCTGTGTGCCTTTGAAATTGGCCTGTATGCCCTCGGCCTGCATAATTTTGTCTCTCCAAACTGGCTGTCAAGGACATATTCCTCACATGTATCCTGGATTACAG GCCAGGCTATGGAGATTGGGAGTGCTGCCCTCAACATCCTGGTGGAATGCTGGGATGGGCACCTCACACCTCCGGAGGTGGCGTCACTCGCAGACCGTGCATCACGAGCACGGGATCCCAATATGGTGCGTGCTGCGGCAGAGCTAGCCTTGAGCTGCTTGCCTCATGCTCACGCCCTCAATCCCAACGAGATTCAGAGAGCCCTGGTGCAGTGCAAGGAGCAG GATAATCTGATGCTGGAGAAGGCTTGCATGGCAGTTGAGGAGGCTGCAAAGGGAGGCGGTGTTTATCCGGAGGTCTTGTTTGAGGTGGCTCACCAGTGGTATTGGCTGTATGAGCAAACAGTGGGTGGAGGCTCTGGGGCCCAGCGAGAGGGGTCTGGCCGCTGTGGGGCCAATGGTGGAGTCAGAAGAACGCCACCCGAGGGAATCTGTGGTATCCTGGATAACACGGGTGTCTTGGACTCTTCAGGTGTAGCAGCTGTAACTACAACAGTGACTGCAGCCGCTGTAGTTCCTGTCATTTCTGTCGGCTCCACCATCTACCAGTCACACGCGCTGCCGGGCTCAGCCATGGCACACACACAAGGCCTGCATCCCTACACCACCATCCAAACCCATCTGCCCACCGTCTGCACCCCGCAGTATTTGGGTCACCCCCTTCAGCACGTTCCCCGTCCTGCTGTCTTCCCTGTGTCTGGGGCCGCCTACCCACAA GTATATGACTCGAGGAAGACGTATCATCCAGGTTTTAAGAGCGTCTGTTTGTCTTCTCAGGGAATGCACCCTGCTTTTATTGGTGCTCAGTACCCATTTTCTGTGGCTACTGGCCCTCATCCTCCAATGGCAGCGACTGCTGTCACTTTCCCTGGAGTCCCAGTGCCGTCCATGACTCAGATCGCTGTCCACCCATACCATACCACAGAGGCAGCCCTGCCTCTTAGCACTACTGTGGCAG GAGGAATACACTCAGGCGCCACCATCCAGGCCATTCAGGGGGCTTCTCTTCCTGGACTCTCGCCCCAGCCCGCCCCACTGGTCAGCACACCCTTCCCTGTGGAAGACGAGCAGCACAGTCAGCCAGTCAGCCAGCAGGGCCTGCACTACCTCCACTCGGCCTACAGAGTCG GCATGCTGGCCTTGGAGATGTTGGGAAGGAGGGCCCACAACGATCATCCAAACAACTTTTCCCGTAGCCCCCCGTACACCGAAGACGTCAAGTGGCTGTTGGGCCTGGCTGCTCGTCTTG GTGTGAACCACGTGTACCAGTTTTGCATGGGGGCAGCGAAAGGTGTTCTTAGTCCGTTTGTCCTTCAGGAGATCATTATGGAGGCTCTGCAGAGGTTAAATCCTGCACATATCCACGCACACCTCCGCACTCCTGCCTTCCACCAGCTCGTGCAGCGCTGCCAGCAGGCCTACTTACAG TACATCCACCATAGGCTGATCCATCTGACTCCTGCCGACTACGACGACTTTGTGAACATCATCCGAAGTGCCCGCGGGGCGTTTTGCCTGACACCAGTTGGCATGATGCAGTTCAACGATGTGCTGCAGAACCTGAAGAGGGGCAAACAGACTAAAGAACTGTGGCAGCGGATCTCGTTGGAGATGGCCACTTTCTCACCCTGA